The sequence CACCTCGGAGCGCCGCCTCGCGGAGATGAAGCGTGGCGAGTTGCGCTGGAGCGAGCGCGACCAGGGATGGGAGGTGCTCATCCCCTCCGTCGCCTTCAAGAACGCGAACTCGTCTTTCTTCGGCAGCAAGCCGTTCCGGCTGATCCTACCGGACCTCGGCGGGCTCTATCACTATCTCGAGGCCTATATCGACCGCCACCGCCGGGTGCTGCTGAAGCACGCGGCTGATCCCGGCACGCTGTTCGTGAAGACGGTGAAGCTCACCAGCAAGGATGCCGGGTACTGCCAGAACACCTTCTATGAGGCCTGGCGTCTGGCGATCCAGCGCTATGGCATCCACAACCCCTACACCGGCCGTGGAGCCATCAAGGGCCTGCTGCCGCACGGGCCGCACAATGTCCGGGACGTGCTCGCGACCCACATCCTGAAGAAGACCGGCTCCTATGAGCAGGCGAGCTACGCCATCCAGGACACTCCCGAGATGGTCGCCAAGCACTACGGGCGCTTCCTGCCCCAGGACAAGGCCGCTCTGGCAGCGCAAATTCTCAACAAGGTGTGGGAGGCGGCGTGAGGGGAGAGGGTGCACGTGCGGCTCTCTCGCCGCCCGCTCTGCGCGATGGTGCGTTCCCGCATGGGCAATCCGCTTCCGCAGCAGGGCAGAGCGGACAGCGCCCAGATGGGCAGACTGAAAAGCCGCTCATTCGGGAGAGGAACGGTGCGATCAGGGCCAGGAACGGACTGGCCGGTTTTGGCTGCCGTTCTGCAGCCGACCCCATTGAGGGCCGTTCAACTCGTCGTAGCCAATGCCCAAACCTGCCGTCCATTCTTGGACCGATTATCGGCGTGATAGGGCTGGAGCGGACTGGCCGCGTTCAGCTGTTCTATCCAAAGACTAGACGTTTCGTCTTGCCTTTACTAATCCCTGCCATCAATTATCTTGGCTGCGACAACGATTGAAAAATGGTGAAAGTGATGGCGAAGGAAGAACAGCTGTTGGCGAACTCGATTCGAGATAGTTTTTATGAAGCAAATAAGATTGTCGACAAAATAACATACATCATCGAAGGCAATACCGTGGAGTGTATCAACACGGTTAATCCTGAAATGGATGAGGCCGACGAGCTTTTGGAGTGGTACATCACCAAGCTTTATCGCGATGTCGGAGTGCTGGCGGAACGGATGCAAGTGCCACGTATGGCAGAGCGCATCGCCGCCGAATTCGATGCCATCAAGAGCATTAACGATGTAAGGCCGAGCAACTTCGATGTTGGCCTAGTGAGCCCACACCTAAACCGTATCAGGGGCCACTTTGAGACCCTGGCAACAATGATCCACGGCACCGAGGTCACTGGGCTGGACGTGTTCCGCACCATTTTGGAGAACACCCCCGCTATCGTCGAGTTGACTGAGACCGATCCCAAAAAGGAGTCCGATGTCCAGAAGGCGGTGATGAAAGTACTTAGGATCGCCTTTCCAGATGTCGAACGAGAACCGTCGATCAGTCATGTGTTTAAACACTACAAACCTGACTTCGGGATTCGATCTCTCATGGCTGCTGCAGAGTACAAGTTTGCAGACGGACTTGCTGAGGTGCGGAAGTCGCTCGACGAAATATACACCGACATGAAAGGATATAGTGGTCACTACGATTGGCGCACGTTTTATGCGGTCATTTATACGACAGACACCATTGTAAATCCAAAAGAAATCGAAGCCGAATTCACCAGTGTCGGCGCTGATCTGAATTGGTCCCCGATCGTGGTGGTTGGCAAAGGCCAGCGCAAACCCAAGGTGCCGAAGAGCTAATCATCTTCCAAACCCACCGGAGCCTGAGGGTAAATTTCCACTTACCCTGTGACGGCTGCCAATCGAACTGTCAGCATTCCAACCCAGCCGGTCATGGCCCCGGGAGATCCTCATCGCCAACACAACAGCGCAATCAGGGCCGGGAGCGGAATGGCAGGTTATGGACAGCCGATCTCAGCAGAGGGACACTTGCTCATCGAGCAGTTGAAAGGCCAGAACCCTAAGCCGTACATCCGGCCGCCCTTTTCGGGCCGTCGGAATATTCCATTCGTTACTAGAAAAATGATAGGCTACTCAACCTTCACAAAGTTCGCTAACAGCTTTCCTCGCGTTCATTGCTTTGATAAGTCGACTCCGAGGTCCTAACCTCCCAACAGGCTCGGCAATGCGCGCGAGAGCTAATCTCTTCTCCGCTTGACATACGTTCTTCCGAATACGTCCGATCCGATTAAATTGATAGATAAATGGGCGTCGCCCAGAACGTTTCGTGGCCGTCTCACTTTTGGGTGCCAGTCGAGACAATGTCTTCGAGGTGGATTTCCTACGGTGGTCAGATCGCTATACGGCTAGTAGTTTTTCGTCGGCGGCGCTCGCTAATACAAGCGGGACATACCTAGCGCAATAAATGTTGAGCGATTCCGTGGCCCTGCTGCACGAAAGATATACGGAAACCATCTCGCGGAGATGACCGAACTGTGAAGTGGGAGCGGAGATCCTCAAGGCCAAGACCACGACGTGCGAGAACTGCGTCCCGCCCACGAACTGCCAAGGAGACACGACGACGGATCGCTTGCTATAAGCCAATCGCTCGATGTCGTCAAAGCTCTCAAGCCTGATCGTGTTGAGGCCCAGCTCGGCCATCCGCCCAGAAATCTCCGCGTCGATGTCGCCCAGAGTCACGACGCATATCCGATCGGAAGGTCCAGCACTGGCGTTGATGTCGGCGACCAACTCGGATGCCGCCACCATAGCCTCCTCCTCACTCGCAAAGGAGAACATCGACGGACGGTGCGTGCCGGCACCGCGGGTATCGTGAATGCGAAGCGGAAGGGCATTGAGGGGAAATTGCTGATATATGAAGCTGATGAACGCGAATATCTGCTCGTTGAAGCGATGGACGACCTCCAAGTATACCGGGACGTTTTCGACTGTGGCGCGCCGTGCATTAAGCGACGAGAACACTCCTTGCGCCGGATCTTCAGCGGTGACGAAGGGAACACCCCGCCGGGACCGCCCGAGCAGCTGCAGCGCGGTCCGCTCTTGCGGGTCGAAAACCTGCAGCTCATCCACAAGTATATAGTCGTAGCCTTCAGTTTCCTTCCTCATCCTCCAAGTAAACGTTTCCAGAACCCTAATTGCATCGAGTATGAACTGATCGGTGGTGATCGCGGACCGGTCGACCAACTCCTGCATAAAGGAGCGATACACCGCAATCACGAACCCCCTGTCGGCGATTGTCACGAACGGTGGCATCCAGTCTTCGCGGGATGACCCTAGGTATTCTTGAATCGATTCCGGGTCGTCGGGCGAGACTCCAGACGCGGTCAGTACGCCCGAAATCTCGTCGTAGAGATCCAGCGTGAGGTCGAGCCGCTGCCGGCTGTCCTTGGCGGCCGACACCGCGTCGCCTATCCAGTCCGCGACGCCAGGGTGGTTCGTGAGTTCGAGCTTTGATATCGTCTCGCCGATGATTTCGATCGACTTGAGGCGACCTTCGGAGGAATCATCGCCTATTACGTTTGTACGCTGCTGACCGATATGCCCCGCATGGAGCTCCAGCAGCGAAAGTAGAGGAAAGACGGTGATTGCATCGGGGGAGATTCCCCCGTTCAGGGTGTTGAGCACGCCGTCGATCCGCTCGGACATGGCCCAGCTATGCGTGGCAACGAGTAGCCGTCTACCCTGGGCCCGGACATCTTTGTCACGCGAAATTTGTATCGCTCGCATACACAACGCCAGCGTCTTTCCCGAACCGGCGGGACCGAGGATCCGTACCGACGCATTGATGTGTTGCTGGAGTATGTTCTTCTGGGAGTCAGAGAGCAAGTTCAGCCACTCCTCGTAGGATCGTCCCTCGACCACCGAGCGGCTTCCGATGGTCTCAAGGTCGAACTCCTGCGCGATCGCGGCGAAAGAGGACGTTTCCTGTTCCGTGATCTCTTTGGCGGCGAACTGGGCAACGACGCCCACCATGTCGTCTGGCCAGGCTCTCGGTGCAAAGTTCGCGATGTCCACTTCCGACCCTTGGGAAGACAGATAGTCGAACTTCACGCACCTGATTTCGCTGTTGATTTCGACCACCCACCGACGGCTTGAGACCTCACGCGGCAACGCGAAGAAGGCCAGCAGGTTCTTGTGGTGGTATTCCAACCAATGTCGCGGCAGATGGACCGGCGGCGACTTCATGCCTTTGACGACCCGAGCCACCCTGCGAAAAACTTCACTGGGGGCACCGCCGTCGTCTTTCAGGAATGCGAGCCATTTCGTCCCAACCAGGGCCAGAAATTGCCCGGGTGGCTCATTGGCGAGCCGATATGCGACAGTAGAGTGGCCGATGAAGAATCGATGTATGCCGTTCTCCTCCTTCGGAAACATCGATCCTGGGTCGAACGCACCGGTGGCCAGCGCTGCGTCGAGGGCGGACTCACTAATTAAGATCTGCTCAGGCATCGCCGAATGCCTCCTCTATGGCCTCATCAATCCCGTCTGGAATGTTTGGTAAGCCGATGTCCGAGAACACCTGCGCCATCAGCTGCGTCAACCGGTATCGGAACGGCGAATCCAAGCGTCCGAGTCGCTCGCCTGGGCGAGCGCCAACCTCTGAGGTCCGAAGTGCGATGTCATCCAGACCAACCTGCCAGATGTGCCTCAACCACGCTATGTGGCCAGCGATCCCCAATTTTTGAGTACTGGGGAGCATTAGCAGATCGCCGCGGCCGCGGATCTGGTCTCGGAGCGCGTTCTTCCCTTTGGGTCCGCTGCCGATGTCCCTCATCAGCTTAACGTAGCCTTCGACTGGGATGGAATCCGAGGCGCCGAAGACAAAGTCCGCCGCCACTTTCCGCGAATCATTCCCGTCTAGATCGGACAGTGCGCAGGTTTGCCGCAAAATGGTGAGCTTTGTTGCGCGCTCTTGGCTCACGTTGATCGAATATGCTTTGAACAGATATGTCTCGATTATGTCGCGCTTCCGCTCGCAGTCCTCGAACAACAGATACCGCTCGAGAACGGTTCGCGCATCGACGACCGGGACGAGCGTAACGAGGCGGGCATGCTTTCTCAGCTCGAGATCGCAATCGGCGGTGACGATTATTCCTACCTTGCGGAGGGGACTTTCGGACCGTTCGAAGACAATCAGATCGCCTTGGCGCAGTTTAGCGTCGGGGCCGACAGTGTCGTCCAGTAGCCACCCTGGGACATCATCCTGCAGGTCTGAACTCGCCAACGTCCCCCTCCACGACTATGCCGCAGTGAGGCACAATCTAACCTCGACCGATTCGATTCGAAAATCTAACCGTAATTCGCGGGGTTGGTCGAGCCGGCGTTGTGGTGGCCATTCACATTGAGACGACCGGCGGACGGTGTGCGTTCACGAAGATCTTAAAGGACACGCTTAGGTTCCACACCCCGCAGCTTGCAGCTTCAATTGAAGTTTCTCAAATATTTGGACGCGGTCCGCACCATCAGCCGTTCCGACACCAATAGAGGTTCTCTACACGTCAAAAGTAGAGCAGGCGCGACCCTGAGAGCAGCCGAAGCGGCGCCCTGGTGGCGGGAATGATATTTGGCTAAAGGTACTTGGATGCGTGAAGGTGACCGTTCCATTTTCATCAATCAGTTTTTGAAGCCATTTGAACGAAGGACCGCCTAGGCGCGGTCAACGTAAGAGGGAATGACCGAAATGGCGGCGCGAAACAGACGTCGCTACACGGGCAGTCGAACGCCAGGTATGGGTCGTTGCCGCCAGACTGCTCCACCAAACGTATCCCGGGAAAGACTCGCGCGCCGCATCTGACAAGTATTTTTGCGCTGCTGCACGTGGTTGTTCTGCGGCGTAGAAACGGCCCCTTGGCCAGTGGGGGGATGCCCTTGATCCTCCGCGCATGCGCCACTCGCGTCCGTTTCTTCCGAAGAAAATATCCAGTGCGGGCAGCGATGCTCCATCGCCAGCTTCGAGCTTGGCTGGCGCACCACTCTCAAAGATCCCGCACCGTGATGCGCGCATCATTCGAGATGCTGAGCAAAACCTTGCGCCCGCTGACTCCGTCGAGCATGATTCCAAGGTCGTGCATGTCACCGACGACTGGCCGTCGAACGTTCCGATCACACCTGACGAGGTCGATGTTGTCGAAGCCTTCCTCAGGCGGGAGATTGATGCGCTGCTGAGGTGACGGTGCTGCCGAATGAACCTGACGGAGGCGATTGGGCTATGAATGTAACCTTGCCGATCACCAGCCGGGCCGCCCTCTATCTCCGCGTCTCGACCACGCGGCAGGCCGACGTTGACCTGTCCATCCCAGACCAGCGCCTCCAGACCGCCGCCTATTGCGAGCGGCAGGGCTGGTCCGTTGTGGCGGAGTATGTGGAGCCGGGTGCGTCGGCGATGGACGACAGCCGGCACGAGTTCCAGCGGATGATCGAACGGGCATCCGATGACGATCGCCCATTCGATGTCATCGTCGTCCATAGCTTCAGCCGGTTCTTCCGCGATGCCTTCGGGTTGGAGATGTACATCCGACGCCTCGCGAAGCACGGCGTGCGGCTCGTCTCCATCACCCAGGAGCTCGGGGATGATCCAGCTCAGGTCATGATGCGGCAGGTCATCGCCTTGTTCGACGAGTACCAGTCCCGCGAGAACGCCAAGTATGTGCTGCGGGCCATGAAGGAGAATGCCCGGCAGGGCTTCTATAACGGCTCCCGCCTGCCGCTCGGCTTCGCCCTCGAAGAGGTGGAGAAGCGCGGCCATCGCACGAAGAAGCGAATCGTCGTTGATCCGGTTGAGGCCGAGCTGGTGCGGCTGATGTTCGATCTCTACCTGCAGGGAGATGGCACATCGGGTCCCATGGGCATCAAGGAGATAACCAAGCATCTCAACGCCAAGGGCTACCGCACCCGTCTTGGAGCCCGCTACGGTGTCGGCACCATCCACGGGATCCTGACCAATCCCGTTTATGTCGGGGAATGGAGCTTCAACAAGCGAAGCTCGAAGACCGGCCAGGTGAAGCCGCAGCACGAGGTTATCCCGATCTCGGAGCCGGCCATCCTCGAGCGCCGCACTTTCGACAAGGTGCAGAAGGCGCTCAGGGCGAAGAGCCCGCACAACAGCCCGCCACGGGTCATCTCAGGTCCGATCCTGCTGACTGGGCTTGCCTATTGCGCCTGCTGCGGCAGCTCCATGACGCTGCGCACCGGCACATCGAAGAGCGGCAGGGTCTATCGCTATTACAGCTGCTCCACCTCTGGCCGGGTCGGCAAATCCGCCTGCAAAGGGCGAACGGTGCCGATGGAGAAGCTCGACCATCTGGTCACACGCCATGTGGCCGAACGGGTCCTGATGCCCGAACGGCTGGAGGCGCTGCTGCAGTCCGTCGTCGACCGGCGGGTGAAAGCAGATGCCGAGGTTCAGGCGCGGATCGATGAACTCGCTCGCGAAAGGACGACAGCGGAAGACAAGCTCCGGCGGCTCTACCAGCTTGTCGCCGACGGCATCGCGGAACCCGACAATATGCTCAAGGAGCAGATTGCGAAGCTCAAGGTAGACCGGGATCGGGCGCATTCGGCCCTGAAGCGGATCGAGAATCAGGGAGCAGCCGCCAGCCGGCTTGATCCGGACAAGCTTGCCCGCTTCGGGCAACTCATGCGGTCAAACATCACAGAGGGTGAGGTGCCGTTCCGCAAAGCCTATCTGCGGTCGCTTATCGACGCGATCGAAGTCGACCAACACGTCGTGCGCATCCACGGGTCAAGGTCGGTGCTGGAAAGGGCCGTACTCGCCGACCGCGCCACCCAGCCGGGTGTTCGCGGTTTTGTACGGAAATGGCGCGCCCTAGGGGAGTCGAACCCCTCTCTCCACCGTGAAAGGGTGGCGTCCTAACCGATAGACGAAGGGCGCGCAGGCGGGGCCCTTATAGGGGCGAGCGAAGCCGCGCACAAGACGTCGCGGGACATGTCGTCCACAGCTCCGTCGAGAGCGGGTGCGTCGCCCGGCAGGGCCGCCGCGCGGGCGGGGCGGCCCCTCCGGCCGAGCGTCGGTCGCTCGCTTCTCGGGGAACCTTACTCCGGGTGCCTCATGTGGAGTTCACCCTTTGGAGTTCACGCCCCCGGGTTTACGATTCGGGGTTCACCACTCACCACTTGCCGATATTGGGCGCCGAGGCCCAGGGCTCCTGCGCCGGCAGGGCGGCGCCCTTCTGCAACAGCTCGATGGAGATGTTGTCGGGCGAGCGGACGAAGGCCATGCGCCCGTCGCGGGGCGGGCGGTTTATGGTGACGCCGCCGGCCTGCAGCTTCTCGCAGGTGGCGTAGATGTCGTCGACCTCGAAGGCGAGGTGGCCGAAATTGCGGCCCTCGCCATAGGCTTCCGGGTCCCAATTGTGGGTCAGCTCGATCTCGGCGACGCCTTCCTGCCCCGGCGCGGCGAGGAAGATGAGCGTGAAGCGCCCCTGTGGCACCTCCTTGCGGCGAACTTCCACCAGGCCCAGCTTGGTGCAGTAGAAGTCGAGCGAGGCCTTGATGTCGGTGACGCGCACCATGGTGTGAAGAAACTTCATGGGGTTCTCTTTCTGGCGTCGGCGGCGTGGCCGCATGTCGGGTGAGCGCAACATATGACGATGGACGACGACATCAAGGCTGCCTGCGACGCGCTCGGTGCCCTGCTGGCGACCATGACGCGCGGTGTGGCGTTCACCGGGGCGGGCATCTCCACCGAATGCGGCATTCCCGATTTCCGCTCGCCCGGCGGCCTGTGGACCCGCAACCGGCCGATCGACTACGAGGCGTTCCGGACCCGGCCCGACATGCGCGCGGAAGCCTGGCGGCGCCGCTTCGCGATGGAGGCGGCATTCGGCGCGGCGCGGCCGGGGCGCGGCCATCGCGCGCTGGCCCGGCTCATGGGGCAGGGGCGGCTCGCCGGCATCGTCACGCAGAACATAGACGGGCTGCACCAGGCTTCCGGCGTACCGCCGGAGCGGATTGTCGAACTGCACGGCAACACCACCTACGCGACCTGCCTCGATTGCGGCGAGCGCTACGAACTCGGCTGGGTGCGCGCCCGCTTCGAGGCGGCCGGCGAGGCGGCGCCGGACTGTCCCGGTTGCGACGGCCCCATCAAGTCGGCCACCATCTCCTTCGGCCAGCCCATGCCGGCGCCGGCCATGGCGCGGGCGGCCGAACTGACCGCCGCCTGCGACGTGTTCCTGGCCATCGGCTCCTCGCTCGTGGTGTGGCCGGCCGCCGGGTTTCCGGTGCAGGCCCGCCGCCACGGAGCGCGCCTCGTCATCATCAACCGCGAGCCGACCGAACTGGACGAACTCGCCGAACTGGTGATCCGCGCCGATATCGGCGACGTGCTGGAGGCGGCGACAGGCGGGTGAGGGCGCCGGGCGCGATAGCGGTCAATCGCGCACCACGAATCAATTTGGGTGTTTTCGTGGCGCGCCCGGGTGCTATGCTTCAAAATCAGAATCAAACGGCCCGGCCAATCCTCCCGGGTCATAGCGTTCCTGGAGGTAGGCAGCCGATGGTATCCGACGGTTCTCTGCCACGGCCGGGTCCGGATGCGCGCGATGCGCTGGACCGGGACGCCGATGCGGCCGAACGCGCGGACGGCGACGTCGTCCAGATCGCCGGGACCATCAAATGGTTCGATGTTTCCAAGGGTTACGGCTTCGTCGTTCCCGACGGTGGCGGCCGCGATGTTCTGCTGCACGTGACCTGCCTGCGCCGTGGCGGCTTCAATACCGCGCAGGAAGGCGCGCGCGTCGTGTGCGAGGCGATCGCCCGCGAGCGCGGCTATCAGGCGCTGCGCGTCATCTCGATGGACGCCTCGACGGCCCTGCACCATTCGCAGCTTCCGCAGGCCCGCACCCATGTGACGGTGCAGCCGGTCGGCGGTTTCGAGCGCGCCTGGGTGAAATGGTTCAACCGCCTGCGCGGTTTCGGCTTCCTCTCGCGCGGCGATGGCACCGAGGACATCTTCGTCCATATGGAGACTCTGCGCCGCCACGGCTTGACCGAGCTGCGGCCCGGACAGATGGTGCTGGTGCGCTTCGGGCCGGGCCCCAAGGGGCTGATGGCCGCCGAAGTGCGCCCCGATGGTGCGGAGACGCCGTCCTCGCATTAGGGCACGCCGTCTTGTCACCAGGGAGGGCGCCCGCGGGCGCCCGTGCAGCATGATCCTCGTTTCCACCGCGCCACGCCCGGGCGCGCGCACCGTGCGGCTGATCGCCGGAATCCTCCTTTTCGTGCTTCTCGCCGCCGTGTCGGCACAGGCGGCGAGTTTCGAGAAGCTCACCATCCTCACCCGCTCG comes from Ancylobacter sp. TS-1 and encodes:
- a CDS encoding UvrD-helicase domain-containing protein — protein: MPEQILISESALDAALATGAFDPGSMFPKEENGIHRFFIGHSTVAYRLANEPPGQFLALVGTKWLAFLKDDGGAPSEVFRRVARVVKGMKSPPVHLPRHWLEYHHKNLLAFFALPREVSSRRWVVEINSEIRCVKFDYLSSQGSEVDIANFAPRAWPDDMVGVVAQFAAKEITEQETSSFAAIAQEFDLETIGSRSVVEGRSYEEWLNLLSDSQKNILQQHINASVRILGPAGSGKTLALCMRAIQISRDKDVRAQGRRLLVATHSWAMSERIDGVLNTLNGGISPDAITVFPLLSLLELHAGHIGQQRTNVIGDDSSEGRLKSIEIIGETISKLELTNHPGVADWIGDAVSAAKDSRQRLDLTLDLYDEISGVLTASGVSPDDPESIQEYLGSSREDWMPPFVTIADRGFVIAVYRSFMQELVDRSAITTDQFILDAIRVLETFTWRMRKETEGYDYILVDELQVFDPQERTALQLLGRSRRGVPFVTAEDPAQGVFSSLNARRATVENVPVYLEVVHRFNEQIFAFISFIYQQFPLNALPLRIHDTRGAGTHRPSMFSFASEEEAMVAASELVADINASAGPSDRICVVTLGDIDAEISGRMAELGLNTIRLESFDDIERLAYSKRSVVVSPWQFVGGTQFSHVVVLALRISAPTSQFGHLREMVSVYLSCSRATESLNIYCARYVPLVLASAADEKLLAV
- a CDS encoding VOC family protein, which gives rise to MKFLHTMVRVTDIKASLDFYCTKLGLVEVRRKEVPQGRFTLIFLAAPGQEGVAEIELTHNWDPEAYGEGRNFGHLAFEVDDIYATCEKLQAGGVTINRPPRDGRMAFVRSPDNISIELLQKGAALPAQEPWASAPNIGKW
- a CDS encoding Sir2 family NAD-dependent protein deacetylase, which codes for MTMDDDIKAACDALGALLATMTRGVAFTGAGISTECGIPDFRSPGGLWTRNRPIDYEAFRTRPDMRAEAWRRRFAMEAAFGAARPGRGHRALARLMGQGRLAGIVTQNIDGLHQASGVPPERIVELHGNTTYATCLDCGERYELGWVRARFEAAGEAAPDCPGCDGPIKSATISFGQPMPAPAMARAAELTAACDVFLAIGSSLVVWPAAGFPVQARRHGARLVIINREPTELDELAELVIRADIGDVLEAATGG
- a CDS encoding cold-shock protein, producing MVSDGSLPRPGPDARDALDRDADAAERADGDVVQIAGTIKWFDVSKGYGFVVPDGGGRDVLLHVTCLRRGGFNTAQEGARVVCEAIARERGYQALRVISMDASTALHHSQLPQARTHVTVQPVGGFERAWVKWFNRLRGFGFLSRGDGTEDIFVHMETLRRHGLTELRPGQMVLVRFGPGPKGLMAAEVRPDGAETPSSH